Proteins encoded by one window of Thermococcus sp. JdF3:
- a CDS encoding NAD(P)/FAD-dependent oxidoreductase produces the protein MALVGIIGAGIGGIATAVQLARYGIESVIFERDRIGGLIRNAYSVENTMFFPDGIKGEKVVEILEEYVKKYDLKILYEEVRAVKKAGGLFEVETAGGVHRFKYLVVATGTRPRMLPFDGITYHVAEVPERYYERVLIIGGGDVAFDYALTMSERSDDVIILMRSEPKALPYLQELVKKRSNIRTLMGQVWEIRPISGKQKLLARTSAGDFEVELVLGAIGRVPNIELVQGIEDDNLFLVGDVKNGIYRQTALAIADGIKTAMVIWRRERYGDTE, from the coding sequence ATGGCTCTCGTCGGGATAATCGGGGCCGGAATAGGGGGCATAGCGACGGCGGTGCAGCTGGCGCGCTACGGGATAGAGAGCGTGATTTTCGAGCGCGACCGAATAGGCGGGCTGATAAGGAACGCCTACTCCGTCGAGAACACGATGTTCTTCCCGGACGGAATCAAGGGCGAAAAGGTCGTCGAAATTCTTGAGGAGTACGTGAAGAAGTACGATCTGAAAATCCTCTACGAGGAAGTTAGGGCCGTTAAGAAGGCCGGCGGACTCTTTGAAGTTGAAACCGCGGGCGGAGTTCACCGCTTCAAGTACCTCGTGGTGGCAACCGGAACGAGGCCGAGAATGCTCCCCTTCGATGGAATAACCTACCACGTCGCCGAAGTTCCGGAGAGGTACTACGAGAGAGTTCTCATCATTGGCGGCGGCGATGTGGCCTTTGACTACGCGCTGACGATGAGCGAGAGGAGCGACGATGTGATAATCCTCATGAGGAGCGAGCCGAAGGCCCTGCCCTACCTCCAGGAACTCGTGAAGAAACGCTCAAACATCAGGACGCTGATGGGACAGGTATGGGAAATAAGGCCTATAAGCGGGAAGCAAAAGCTTTTAGCCAGAACGAGCGCTGGCGACTTTGAGGTAGAGCTAGTGCTCGGGGCCATTGGGAGGGTCCCAAACATCGAGCTGGTCCAGGGCATCGAGGACGATAACCTTTTCCTAGTCGGGGACGTCAAGAACGGAATCTACCGCCAGACGGCCCTGGCGATAGCGGACGGCATAAAAACCGCGATGGTGATATGGAGGAGGGAGAGGTATGGAGATACTGAGTGA
- a CDS encoding radical SAM protein — MEILSEVGDPNVAVVYIGKTSKGNIVEFVESIPTYNPAEKWVLIVSSLNGCPVGCKMCDAGFFYKGRLDVDELMEQIEYPITRRWNGKPKTRKFKVQFARMGEPSFNMAVIEAMRILGERYENFHPSLSTIAPIGTDKFFDALLELKKEMFPTNFQLQFSIHSTSPEQRDEIIPVRKWDFERIAEYGKAFYDEGGKKITLNFALARENEADAEVIAEHFPKEYFLIKITPLNPTVSVLKNKLTNDVDLETGLPMKHRKFVDDLRRLGYDVIISVGDTRENLIGSNCGQYILRFLKERPELREAYTFARGFEFRVS; from the coding sequence ATGGAGATACTGAGTGAGGTTGGAGACCCCAACGTTGCGGTCGTTTACATCGGGAAAACTTCGAAGGGCAACATAGTGGAGTTCGTTGAATCGATTCCGACCTACAATCCGGCCGAGAAGTGGGTGCTCATCGTCTCATCGCTCAACGGCTGTCCGGTCGGCTGCAAGATGTGCGACGCAGGCTTTTTCTACAAGGGGAGGCTCGACGTCGATGAGCTGATGGAGCAGATAGAGTACCCGATAACCAGGCGCTGGAACGGAAAGCCGAAAACCAGGAAGTTCAAGGTGCAGTTCGCGCGCATGGGCGAGCCGAGCTTCAACATGGCGGTGATAGAGGCGATGCGCATTTTGGGCGAGCGCTACGAGAACTTCCACCCGTCGCTCTCAACGATTGCCCCGATAGGAACCGATAAGTTCTTCGATGCCCTCCTCGAACTCAAGAAGGAGATGTTTCCGACCAACTTCCAGCTCCAGTTCTCGATACACTCCACCAGCCCGGAGCAGAGGGACGAGATAATCCCGGTCAGGAAGTGGGACTTCGAGAGGATAGCCGAGTACGGAAAGGCCTTCTACGACGAGGGCGGCAAGAAGATCACGCTCAACTTCGCCCTCGCGAGGGAGAACGAGGCCGATGCGGAGGTTATAGCCGAGCACTTCCCGAAGGAGTACTTCCTCATCAAGATAACGCCGCTCAACCCGACGGTAAGCGTGCTAAAGAACAAGCTCACCAACGACGTGGATCTTGAGACGGGCCTTCCGATGAAGCACAGGAAGTTCGTTGATGACCTCAGGAGGCTCGGCTACGACGTCATCATCTCCGTCGGCGACACGAGGGAGAACCTCATCGGCTCGAACTGCGGCCAGTACATCCTCCGCTTCCTCAAGGAGAGGCCAGAGCTTAGGGAGGCATACACATTCGCGAGGGGATTTGAGTTCAGGGTGAGCTGA
- a CDS encoding amidohydrolase, producing the protein MKAVKATLLYDGLGNVLRDVYVVFDRNIVDVTKEKPKEAEIIAEGVVTPAFIDGHSHIGMDRYGEPYQEGEANEQMDAVLPLVDALYSIYMDDKAFKHSIEFGVLYSSVLPGSGNIIGGKAVFIRNYGRDIEEAFIKYAGVKAAFGYNPRSTTSWKGTRPSTRMGAIGILLSWLMKTQKTIALLEKGKKEPEEVEPTVEALIPVLKGEVPLRVHVHKEDDIAALLMIKRKFGLKITIEHAGDVHGRETFEKIKREGVPVIYGPFDAHPYKVELKHEDWKNARYLLEVRPLFGLMSDHPVTLQANLYLQLRHFIRLGMSKGEAIKVITHNNAKILGVDDKLGCVEGGKWASLVVWNGDPFHLENYPTHVFAEGELIHEADW; encoded by the coding sequence GTGAAAGCGGTCAAGGCAACTCTTCTCTACGACGGTCTGGGGAACGTTCTGAGGGACGTCTACGTCGTTTTTGATAGAAACATCGTTGACGTGACGAAGGAGAAACCGAAGGAAGCTGAGATAATAGCCGAAGGCGTCGTAACGCCTGCCTTCATAGACGGCCACAGTCACATCGGGATGGACCGCTATGGGGAGCCCTACCAGGAGGGTGAGGCCAACGAGCAGATGGACGCTGTTCTCCCACTCGTCGATGCACTCTACTCGATTTACATGGACGACAAGGCCTTCAAGCACTCGATAGAGTTCGGCGTCCTCTACTCGTCGGTTCTGCCGGGGAGCGGGAACATAATCGGCGGAAAGGCGGTCTTCATTAGGAACTACGGGCGCGACATTGAGGAGGCCTTCATCAAGTACGCTGGCGTTAAGGCTGCCTTCGGCTACAACCCACGCTCGACAACGAGCTGGAAAGGGACGAGACCGAGCACGAGGATGGGAGCAATAGGGATTCTCCTCAGCTGGCTCATGAAGACCCAGAAGACGATAGCGCTCCTTGAGAAGGGCAAGAAGGAGCCGGAGGAAGTCGAGCCCACCGTTGAAGCCCTGATTCCTGTTCTGAAGGGCGAGGTCCCGCTCCGCGTCCACGTCCACAAGGAGGACGACATCGCGGCGCTGCTCATGATAAAGCGGAAGTTCGGGCTCAAGATAACCATCGAGCACGCCGGCGACGTCCACGGCAGGGAGACCTTTGAGAAGATAAAGAGGGAAGGCGTTCCGGTCATCTACGGCCCCTTCGACGCCCACCCATACAAGGTTGAGCTGAAGCACGAGGACTGGAAGAACGCCAGATACCTGCTCGAGGTCAGGCCCCTCTTCGGGCTGATGAGCGACCACCCGGTTACGCTCCAGGCCAACCTCTACCTCCAGCTCAGGCACTTCATAAGGCTCGGCATGAGCAAGGGGGAGGCGATAAAGGTCATCACCCACAACAACGCGAAAATACTCGGCGTTGATGATAAGCTTGGATGCGTAGAGGGGGGCAAATGGGCCTCGCTCGTCGTCTGGAACGGCGACCCCTTCCACCTGGAGAACTACCCGACGCACGTATTTGCTGAGGGTGAGCTGATTCACGAGGCGGACTGGTGA
- a CDS encoding M48 family metalloprotease: MKLWLFLRTTFMIALLTGLLMAMGYLLGGARWMTYMFWFAVIMSFFTFWYSDKLVIKMMKAKPVSREEAPELYEIVEKLSKRAGLPMPKIAVIDDPTPNAFATGRNAKHALVTVTTGILELLDRDELEGVLGHELTHIKNHDILVGTIAGALAGAVVYIAYFTKYLAFFKAIFGDLSLDRFIYAILIAITAPIAAIIIRSAISRRREFAADEGGARLSGKPWALASALLKLDEAVKKLQKEAEAKKKKPLGNPGLAHLFIVNHFEGDRVSRLFATHPPTEERIAHLREIAKEMGVEFPY, from the coding sequence GTGAAACTCTGGCTGTTCCTCAGAACGACGTTCATGATAGCCCTCCTAACCGGCCTTTTGATGGCCATGGGCTATCTCCTCGGCGGCGCCAGATGGATGACCTACATGTTCTGGTTCGCCGTCATAATGAGCTTTTTCACCTTCTGGTACAGCGACAAGCTCGTTATCAAGATGATGAAGGCTAAACCGGTCAGCAGGGAGGAGGCGCCCGAGCTGTACGAGATAGTCGAGAAGCTCAGCAAGAGGGCGGGCCTCCCGATGCCCAAGATAGCCGTAATCGACGACCCGACGCCGAACGCCTTCGCAACCGGAAGGAACGCCAAGCACGCCCTCGTGACGGTAACCACCGGAATCCTCGAACTCCTCGACAGGGACGAGCTTGAAGGTGTCCTCGGCCACGAGCTGACCCACATAAAGAACCACGACATACTCGTCGGCACCATCGCCGGCGCACTGGCGGGTGCGGTCGTCTACATAGCCTACTTCACCAAGTACCTCGCCTTCTTCAAGGCCATATTCGGCGACCTCAGCCTCGACAGATTCATCTACGCAATCCTTATAGCAATAACCGCCCCGATAGCGGCGATAATAATCCGCTCGGCGATAAGCAGGCGCAGGGAGTTCGCGGCCGACGAGGGCGGCGCGAGGCTCAGCGGAAAGCCCTGGGCGCTCGCGAGCGCACTGCTGAAGCTCGACGAGGCGGTAAAGAAGCTCCAGAAGGAGGCGGAGGCGAAGAAGAAAAAGCCCCTCGGCAACCCGGGGCTGGCCCATCTCTTCATCGTGAACCACTTCGAGGGCGACCGCGTTTCGAGGCTCTTCGCCACCCACCCTCCGACGGAGGAGAGGATAGCCCACCTCCGCGAGATAGCGAAGGAGATGGGCGTCGAGTTCCCCTACTGA
- a CDS encoding zinc metalloprotease HtpX, which translates to MGLGLWFRTGLLMAVLTGLLMAIGYVFGGPSVAFMMFLFSMVFNFITYWYSDRIVLSWYRARIVDEFEAPELYAIVRNLTERAGLPMPRIAIIPSETPNAFATGRDPKHAVVAVTTGLLRLLDRDELEGVIGHELTHIKNRDMLIGTFAAALAGAIVQLAYWARWIAIFGGFGRDEDDAGNVLTAILIAVLAPIAAMLIQAAVSRSREFLADEGGAKISGKPWALASALMKIERAVSYRPMRDGNPATAHMFIVNPFKGSSLAGLFSTHPPTEARIERLRKISEEMGYAPTF; encoded by the coding sequence ATGGGGCTTGGTCTGTGGTTCAGAACTGGTCTGCTGATGGCCGTGCTGACCGGGTTACTGATGGCCATCGGCTACGTCTTTGGAGGCCCCAGTGTGGCTTTCATGATGTTTCTGTTCTCAATGGTCTTCAACTTCATAACCTACTGGTACAGCGATAGAATCGTCCTGAGCTGGTACCGCGCGAGGATAGTTGACGAGTTCGAGGCCCCGGAGCTCTACGCCATAGTGAGAAACCTCACGGAGAGGGCGGGTCTTCCAATGCCCAGGATTGCAATAATCCCCAGCGAGACCCCCAACGCGTTCGCCACAGGGAGGGACCCGAAGCACGCCGTCGTCGCCGTGACCACGGGTCTGCTTAGACTCCTTGACAGGGATGAGCTCGAGGGCGTTATAGGTCATGAACTAACCCACATAAAGAACAGGGACATGCTCATCGGAACGTTCGCGGCGGCCCTGGCCGGTGCCATCGTCCAGCTCGCCTACTGGGCCCGGTGGATAGCCATCTTCGGCGGCTTCGGCAGGGATGAGGATGACGCCGGCAACGTTCTGACTGCGATACTCATAGCCGTTCTCGCCCCGATAGCGGCGATGCTCATACAGGCGGCCGTGAGCAGGTCGAGGGAATTCCTGGCGGATGAAGGCGGGGCGAAGATAAGCGGCAAGCCCTGGGCGCTCGCGAGCGCGCTGATGAAGATAGAACGCGCCGTCAGCTACCGGCCGATGAGGGATGGGAATCCTGCAACGGCCCACATGTTCATAGTGAACCCGTTCAAGGGAAGCAGTCTGGCGGGCCTCTTCTCGACCCACCCGCCGACCGAGGCGAGGATAGAGAGGCTCAGGAAAATTTCGGAAGAGATGGGCTACGCCCCCACCTTCTGA
- the thsB gene encoding thermosome subunit beta, with protein MAQLSGQPVVILPEGTQRYVGRDAQRLNILAARIIAETVRTTLGPKGMDKMLVDSLGDVVVTNDGATILDRIDLQHPAAKMMVEVAKTQDKEAGDGTTTAVVIAGELLRKAEELLDQNIHPSIIVKGYTMAAEKAQEILEDIAIEVTPDDEETLMRIAMTSITGKNAESHKELFARLAVDAVRQVAEKKDGKFAVDIDNIKIEKKAGESVEESELVRGVVIDKERVHPRMPKRVEGARIALINEALEVKKTETDAKINITSPDQLMSFLEQEEKMLKEMVDQIAATGANVLFVQKGIDDLAQHYLAKYGILAVRRVKKSDMEKLAKATGAKVVTNVKDLTAEDLGHADLVEERKIAGESMIFVEGCKNPKAVTILIRGGTEHVIDEVERALEDAIKVVKDVMEDGYVLPAGGAGEIELSIKLDEYAKAVGGKEALAIEAFAEALKIIPKTLAENAGLDTVEMLVKVISEHKNRGRAIGIDVFEGEPADMLAKGIIEPLRVKKQAIKSASEAAIMILRIDDVIAAKISKPEGGQGGGMPGGMGGMGGMDMGM; from the coding sequence ATGGCACAGCTTAGCGGACAGCCGGTTGTTATTCTGCCCGAGGGAACCCAGAGGTACGTTGGAAGGGACGCCCAGAGGCTCAACATTCTCGCCGCGAGGATAATCGCGGAGACGGTTAGAACCACCCTCGGTCCAAAGGGTATGGATAAAATGCTCGTTGACAGCCTCGGTGACGTCGTTGTCACCAACGATGGAGCCACGATTCTCGACAGGATCGACCTCCAGCACCCGGCCGCGAAGATGATGGTTGAGGTTGCCAAGACCCAGGACAAGGAGGCCGGTGATGGTACCACCACCGCCGTTGTCATCGCCGGCGAGCTCCTCAGGAAGGCCGAGGAGCTCCTCGACCAGAACATCCACCCGAGCATCATCGTTAAGGGTTACACCATGGCCGCCGAGAAGGCCCAGGAGATACTCGAGGACATCGCCATTGAGGTCACCCCGGACGACGAAGAGACCCTCATGAGGATAGCCATGACCTCGATCACCGGCAAGAACGCCGAGAGCCACAAGGAGCTCTTCGCCAGGCTCGCCGTTGATGCCGTCAGGCAGGTCGCCGAGAAGAAGGACGGAAAGTTCGCCGTGGACATCGATAACATCAAGATCGAGAAGAAGGCCGGCGAGAGCGTCGAGGAGAGCGAGCTCGTTCGCGGCGTCGTCATCGACAAGGAGCGCGTCCACCCCAGGATGCCGAAGAGGGTTGAGGGGGCCAGGATAGCCCTCATCAACGAGGCCCTCGAGGTCAAGAAGACCGAGACCGACGCGAAGATAAACATCACCAGCCCGGACCAGCTCATGAGCTTCCTCGAGCAGGAGGAGAAGATGCTCAAGGAGATGGTCGACCAGATAGCCGCCACCGGTGCGAACGTTCTCTTCGTCCAGAAGGGCATCGACGACCTCGCCCAGCACTACCTCGCCAAGTACGGAATCCTCGCCGTCAGGCGCGTCAAGAAGAGCGACATGGAGAAGCTCGCCAAGGCCACTGGAGCTAAGGTCGTTACCAACGTTAAGGACCTCACCGCCGAGGACCTCGGCCACGCCGACCTCGTTGAGGAGCGCAAGATCGCCGGCGAGAGCATGATATTCGTCGAGGGCTGCAAGAACCCGAAGGCGGTCACCATACTCATCAGGGGTGGCACCGAGCACGTCATCGATGAGGTTGAGCGCGCCCTGGAAGATGCCATCAAGGTCGTCAAGGACGTCATGGAGGACGGCTACGTCCTTCCGGCCGGTGGCGCCGGCGAGATAGAGCTCAGCATCAAGCTCGACGAGTACGCCAAGGCCGTCGGCGGCAAGGAGGCCCTCGCCATCGAGGCCTTTGCAGAGGCCCTCAAGATAATCCCGAAGACCCTCGCCGAGAACGCCGGTCTCGACACTGTCGAGATGCTCGTCAAGGTCATCAGCGAGCACAAGAACAGGGGTAGGGCCATAGGCATCGACGTCTTCGAGGGCGAGCCGGCCGACATGCTCGCCAAGGGCATCATCGAGCCACTCCGCGTCAAGAAGCAGGCCATTAAGAGCGCCAGCGAGGCTGCGATAATGATCCTCAGGATCGACGACGTCATCGCCGCCAAGATAAGCAAGCCCGAAGGCGGCCAGGGCGGCGGAATGCCCGGCGGCATGGGTGGAATGGGCGGCATGGACATGGGCATGTGA
- a CDS encoding Kae1-associated kinase Bud32 produces the protein MRMVKQGAEAKIYISEFGEYFGAELIPDETVIVKHRIPKRYRIREIDEKLRKERTVREARVLHRAKEFGVNCPHVYEVNLRDMVIAMEFIGGERLKEHLEEVPVEKRLPLCREIGRQIGKLHEAGIVHGDLTTSNMILREGKVYLIDFGLADFDPTLEAQGVDLHLLKRAMESTHYTWFERGFEAVLEGYSEVRGEEKAEEIKAKIEEIESRGRYRERSWVD, from the coding sequence GTGAGGATGGTAAAGCAGGGCGCGGAGGCCAAGATATACATCTCCGAATTCGGCGAGTATTTCGGGGCGGAACTCATTCCCGACGAAACGGTAATCGTCAAGCACAGGATTCCAAAGCGCTACCGCATAAGGGAGATCGATGAGAAGCTGAGGAAGGAGAGAACGGTTAGAGAGGCGAGGGTTCTTCACCGGGCCAAAGAGTTTGGTGTGAACTGTCCCCACGTTTACGAGGTCAATCTGAGGGACATGGTAATTGCGATGGAGTTCATCGGCGGGGAGAGACTGAAGGAGCACCTCGAGGAGGTTCCAGTGGAGAAAAGGCTTCCCCTCTGCCGCGAGATTGGAAGACAGATTGGAAAGCTTCACGAGGCGGGCATAGTGCACGGTGACCTGACGACCTCCAACATGATACTCCGGGAGGGAAAGGTTTACCTGATAGATTTTGGCCTGGCGGACTTTGACCCCACCCTGGAGGCCCAGGGCGTCGACCTGCACCTCCTCAAACGTGCCATGGAGAGCACCCACTACACCTGGTTCGAGAGGGGGTTTGAGGCGGTTCTGGAGGGCTACTCCGAGGTCAGGGGTGAGGAGAAGGCCGAGGAGATAAAGGCGAAGATAGAAGAAATCGAGAGCAGGGGAAGATACAGAGAGCGGAGCTGGGTGGACTGA
- a CDS encoding methyl-accepting chemotaxis protein, whose protein sequence is MDKKTAVILSPVVAFIFTLVPSAVFGPLAGLVGGAAGVLVAFAITSSVTKEKEIPPDVMKYKREIEAQIDAIVRILDRIAEGDLSVEDVELRGHLEDIRHAIEKMRRNLRDMVIEIQEAAGVVGERSKLVRENVEQISEAIQQVAEAINQVSIEAQREQENINHMTETMRYIDEIGKETINTMEDFERSMGDVVSLAREGGQKGQEAVGQIEEIRNMMLMIEDTVKGVAEMGKNIANITNVITGIAEQTNLLALNAAIEAARAGEAGKGFAVVAEEIRNLAEESKNAADDIRNIVSQIMEKIQESVEVTGKSVETVSNSTEVLKESVSYLTHIAELMAEMEVKANELKSKVLEEGEKIDEGLRFLENLAASAEETTAAAEEVSAAAEEQTSALEEVKVAITDFERVVQELVEVTNKFKV, encoded by the coding sequence ATGGACAAGAAAACCGCAGTGATACTGTCCCCGGTTGTGGCGTTTATCTTCACGCTGGTGCCTTCCGCAGTCTTCGGCCCCCTGGCCGGACTGGTTGGAGGTGCCGCGGGAGTACTGGTGGCATTTGCGATCACGAGCAGTGTCACGAAGGAGAAGGAAATACCTCCCGATGTCATGAAATACAAGCGGGAGATAGAGGCACAGATCGACGCTATCGTCCGCATACTCGACAGGATTGCTGAGGGCGACCTCTCGGTGGAGGACGTTGAACTTAGGGGGCACTTGGAGGATATCCGCCACGCGATCGAGAAGATGCGCAGGAACCTCAGGGACATGGTGATAGAGATTCAGGAGGCCGCGGGGGTTGTTGGAGAGCGGAGCAAGCTCGTCCGTGAAAACGTCGAGCAGATAAGTGAGGCCATCCAGCAGGTTGCCGAGGCCATCAACCAGGTGAGCATAGAGGCCCAGCGCGAGCAGGAGAACATCAACCACATGACGGAGACCATGCGCTACATCGATGAGATAGGCAAGGAGACCATAAACACCATGGAGGACTTTGAGCGCTCCATGGGGGATGTCGTCAGCCTTGCCCGCGAGGGTGGCCAGAAGGGACAGGAGGCCGTGGGCCAGATCGAGGAGATAAGGAATATGATGCTCATGATAGAGGATACCGTCAAGGGCGTCGCTGAGATGGGTAAGAACATCGCCAACATCACCAACGTTATCACGGGCATTGCCGAGCAGACCAACCTCCTGGCGTTAAACGCGGCAATTGAAGCCGCCCGCGCCGGCGAGGCAGGAAAAGGCTTCGCCGTCGTTGCTGAGGAGATTAGAAACCTCGCAGAGGAGAGCAAGAACGCCGCCGACGACATACGCAACATTGTGAGCCAGATTATGGAGAAGATACAGGAGAGCGTGGAGGTCACGGGCAAGAGCGTGGAAACTGTCTCCAACTCAACGGAGGTTCTCAAGGAGAGCGTTTCGTACCTCACCCACATAGCCGAACTGATGGCCGAGATGGAGGTCAAGGCCAACGAGCTCAAGAGCAAGGTGCTCGAAGAGGGCGAAAAGATAGACGAGGGCCTGCGCTTCCTCGAGAACCTCGCCGCCAGTGCAGAGGAGACAACCGCGGCGGCTGAAGAGGTCAGTGCCGCTGCGGAGGAGCAGACCTCCGCACTTGAGGAGGTCAAGGTGGCCATCACCGACTTTGAGCGGGTCGTGCAGGAGCTCGTGGAAGTTACCAACAAGTTCAAGGTCTGA
- a CDS encoding endonuclease MutS2, with translation MTLKLNPEAKAVYRSIREEIRRRLVLPGSSSMLDRFEPTSDREEILRRQTYFRRSLPRIRPELKGQIARVRPIKFRRDYLHDRILIVDEGELERALNLGLCEVSTGLEDSEDYSLVLSTVGYGIDVELVPSQIAPELYIMPLWENRETLNALARIGELTGEGSVALEILRKLDGLGEVMKKRKLLDGLEELVAAKERELNEKISEKLEKFSLTLSGKELLDFLGELKAGNYEAIFRHFGEVEGEILDMINEAEDELSEKLGVAVELFSREELYPVAVPPESVEMLREELERELKVELYLRSREILENVRPLLPVLREELARVNELDFLQAIKEFTEGFSFPELQNGGIAFINGKHLFIESPQPVSYVVGEKPENFGVPDSDVIHNERVVILTGANSGGKTSLLELMTQITVLTHMGLPVPAEKAWVEPLDELFFFRRKRSTYGAGAFETALRSFVRALKGSGRKLILIDEFEAITEPGAAVRIIGELLRIAHEKGFYVVIVSHLGEDLRKELPFARVDGIEARGLDEKLNLIVDRQPVFGKLGRSTPELIVESLARRKRGKEREIFERVLRAFGRS, from the coding sequence ATGACGCTCAAGCTGAACCCCGAGGCCAAAGCGGTCTACCGCTCAATCCGGGAGGAGATAAGGAGGAGGTTAGTCCTCCCTGGGAGTTCTTCCATGCTGGATAGGTTTGAACCCACCTCCGATCGCGAGGAAATCCTCCGCAGGCAGACTTATTTCCGCCGAAGCCTTCCAAGGATACGTCCTGAGTTGAAGGGGCAGATTGCCAGGGTCCGGCCAATCAAATTCCGCCGGGACTACCTCCACGACAGGATTCTGATAGTTGACGAGGGCGAGCTCGAAAGGGCACTGAACCTGGGTCTCTGCGAGGTCTCAACGGGCCTGGAGGATTCCGAAGATTATTCTCTGGTTCTCAGCACGGTCGGCTACGGCATCGACGTTGAACTTGTCCCCTCCCAGATAGCGCCGGAGCTCTACATCATGCCCCTCTGGGAGAACCGGGAAACTCTTAATGCCCTCGCCAGAATCGGCGAGCTAACCGGCGAGGGTAGTGTCGCCTTGGAAATCCTCCGAAAGCTGGACGGGCTTGGGGAGGTTATGAAAAAGCGGAAACTCCTCGACGGCCTTGAGGAGCTGGTGGCCGCGAAAGAGCGCGAGCTGAACGAGAAGATATCCGAGAAACTGGAAAAGTTCAGCCTGACTCTGAGCGGGAAGGAGCTGCTGGACTTCCTCGGCGAGCTTAAAGCCGGGAACTACGAGGCGATATTCAGACACTTCGGCGAGGTCGAGGGAGAAATCCTCGATATGATCAATGAGGCTGAGGACGAGCTGAGCGAGAAGCTCGGTGTTGCCGTTGAGCTCTTCTCCCGGGAAGAACTGTATCCCGTGGCGGTTCCCCCGGAAAGTGTTGAGATGCTCCGTGAGGAACTGGAAAGAGAGCTTAAGGTTGAGCTGTACCTCAGGAGCCGGGAAATCCTTGAGAATGTGCGCCCCCTGCTCCCAGTTCTCCGGGAGGAGCTGGCCAGGGTTAACGAACTCGATTTCCTTCAGGCCATCAAGGAATTCACCGAAGGCTTCTCTTTCCCGGAACTTCAGAACGGTGGAATCGCGTTTATCAATGGGAAACACCTTTTCATCGAGAGTCCGCAGCCTGTGAGCTACGTCGTGGGAGAAAAACCCGAAAACTTCGGCGTCCCGGACTCGGATGTTATCCACAATGAGAGGGTGGTCATACTAACAGGCGCCAACAGCGGCGGAAAGACCAGCCTTTTAGAACTTATGACCCAGATAACGGTTCTCACCCATATGGGACTTCCGGTTCCGGCGGAGAAGGCCTGGGTTGAGCCCCTCGATGAGCTGTTCTTCTTCAGAAGGAAGAGGAGTACCTACGGCGCCGGCGCTTTTGAGACTGCCCTGCGCTCCTTCGTGAGGGCGCTTAAGGGCTCCGGCAGGAAGCTCATTCTCATAGACGAGTTTGAGGCCATAACCGAACCCGGTGCGGCGGTTAGGATAATCGGCGAGCTTCTCCGGATAGCCCACGAGAAGGGCTTTTACGTTGTTATCGTGTCGCACCTTGGGGAGGACCTGAGGAAGGAACTTCCCTTTGCCAGGGTCGACGGGATAGAGGCCAGGGGCCTTGACGAAAAGCTCAACCTCATCGTCGACAGACAACCCGTCTTTGGGAAACTTGGCAGAAGCACGCCCGAGCTGATAGTCGAGAGCCTTGCGAGGAGAAAGCGCGGGAAGGAACGGGAAATTTTCGAGAGGGTTCTGAGGGCGTTTGGACGTTCCTAG
- a CDS encoding DUF2095 family protein: MDEKKTKKPADDFAWQEYEREEFEQTFPALARELEGEGVPIEAYRTGEGEESAGREEMDFSGYNPTVIDFLRRCSTDDEALEIINWMEERGEITHEMAKELRITLVERGVRAFGSKKEWGWYERHRKT, translated from the coding sequence ATGGACGAAAAGAAAACGAAGAAACCCGCGGACGACTTCGCATGGCAGGAATATGAGAGGGAGGAGTTTGAACAGACCTTCCCGGCCCTTGCGAGGGAGCTCGAGGGGGAGGGCGTTCCGATAGAGGCCTACCGCACCGGCGAGGGGGAGGAGTCCGCCGGGAGGGAGGAGATGGACTTCTCCGGCTACAACCCCACGGTTATCGATTTCCTCAGGAGATGCAGTACGGATGACGAGGCGCTTGAGATAATAAACTGGATGGAGGAGCGCGGTGAGATAACCCACGAGATGGCCAAGGAGCTCAGGATAACCCTGGTCGAGAGGGGAGTCCGGGCCTTCGGTTCCAAGAAGGAGTGGGGCTGGTACGAGCGGCACAGGAAAACATAA